The sequence ACAGGAGTGTGGTCAAGTTCGCCTTTGTACACAGGTCCATAACCTCCTTCTCCAATTTTTCTGTGATTTGCAAAGTTCTCTGTGGCTTCTTCGATCTCTTCTATGGAGTATCTTCTGTAACGAACATCGTTGTGTGCTAAAGCATTCATTGCACGGTCTTTATCCTCTGATTCATTTCTTGCTTTTATCTCTGCTTGCTTTCTTCTTTGTCCTTCTAGCTCCGCCATTCTCTGAGCTTTCTCAGCTGCCTCTAAGGCCGTTCTGCACTTTGCCTTCTCCATTTCTGCCACTGCCAATGCTGCTTCTTCAGATAGCTTGGCTTTCTCGAACTTAAGAGCTTCTTCTATTTTCCACTGGTTTAGCTCGTTTGCCTAGGAAAAAACCCATAAATATCATATGCAACAAGACACTTTTTCTGTTCTTTTTAATAGATAAGTTTCAGgaaaattttttgtttcaattaGATGACGTTTTTAGTTTCTAATATTAAAATAGTAACATATTGTATTATATCTCTTTATATTtagtagtttatttttttttacttggttCAAATGTGATTAAGTGGATagttaattatgtttttggttaGAAAATAGAGAatctaaaaaattaattttaaaaaaaaaattatgtgcaTAAACCAAAACTTCAAGTAATAAAAACAGAGGAAAGTGTGATGTTTTGATTTTCATAATCGTAGTCATAACAACTTAAAAACTGATGGAGTACCTTTCTTTTTGCTGTAAGTGCTTCTTTACAAGCTGAGCTATACATATCCATAGTTTGCTTTAGTTCAAGCTTCAGCCTTCTCATTTCAGCTTCAATATCTTTCTGTGAATAGAGTAAGAACCAAGGACTTAAGAGACTTATagttttatttcttaaaaattagaaagaagATCATTACAGAACGTACGGTTGTTTGAGCATTTGACTCGTCTGAAGAACATGATGCGCCATATACATCTGAATTATGAGAAGATACATCAATAGAGCCCCTCATACCACCTTCAGATTCGTCAGAAAAGGAACTTTGTATCGTGGGATTCCTTTGGAACGCAACTTGGGTAAAGGCATTGTTAAAATCCATCGACCCATTTATAGGGGCTTTGTGCCTTTCTTGCGTGGGGTTGGTGGGGGTACGATTGTGTGGGTATATCTCTGTAGGTTTTCTCCTTGCACTACGTTGGCCgctaaaaaattatagaaatctTACGTGTTAGATGATATATGGGTTCATAAGGTCTCACACTCAAGGCCGTATGTTTTAGCATGAGCAAGTGATTGGAATAAAATGCAAATGATAGAAGAAACGAAAGATTAGTTTACTTACGTAGGCACAGGATCTTGCTCGCTATCCGATAACGACTGGATTAGAAAGCCAGAGGAGGGTACACGAGGAGGTGCAAGTGTGTTGGTGATAGGTCTTTGAGCTGGTCGAGAAGACTGAACTTTTCCTTTGGATATTACGTAGACTGAACAAAAATCAGGTATCGATTTCATTATGGCACCTTGCACGTCGTGGTGTTTACTAAACATAAGAGACCTAGCAAATGTGTATGTGTTCTTGGCGGATGCTCCCAACACAAGATTGTTAACCAGGTTGCTATTAACATACTCCAATATTGCTTTCGCCACGTCCGAATCGTCTATAACAGCCTCCGACATGGAAATCTACTAAGAGTAACGTTAAAAACATATTCGTTTCATGCATGAGATAACGACATGAAAGAAAGATTATATTACCCCTTTGCGTGCACAATATCCTCGATATGGAATGAAAAGCTGGTTCAGGTCATCACTGGCTCCATTCCCTCCATCTAcagtttccaaaaaaaaaatctttgataTATACATGATGAGAATGCAGGACTAGTTCTGGCTAAAGTCGGATAAAACATTCGGCTTAACCCatatttataaagatttattatttataagttGCATGCCTCCCAATGTCCTCTAATTCTCAGACCAGGCCCTGTAAAAATAAAGGTAAGATACTTACAATTTGAACTTTTGAGACGAACATGAAGAAGAATGATGAGTGGGTTGTGAATGGTATTGGCTAGATGGTCGACGGCCCAACGAACCGCGTAATGGCTATGCTTCTCTTTGTCAATGGCAATCACTGTTGAGTTTACCGGAGAATGGCTATCGTCTGACGAGTACGGTGGAGCCATCGTCGGCAGAGTGCAACTCAAGGCAGAGGAATTATTCTCAAGGTCAAGAGAAGAGAAAGGCTTCTTGCTTGCGGTCTAAGTTTCTCCTCTCAAATTCAACGATTGGTGTTATACGAATAAACGATTATCCTAAAACTTAGCTGATCAAAGGATCAAGTTTCTATCGACCACTGATTTGTAACACCTTTTCTTTCGGTAAAAACGAAAAAAGGTATTTTTAGATACGTATTGTTAATATATTCTCGAAACTACTTTACATTATAAAGAGTTCTTTCTATTTTCAACA comes from Brassica rapa cultivar Chiifu-401-42 chromosome A02, CAAS_Brap_v3.01, whole genome shotgun sequence and encodes:
- the LOC103854835 gene encoding U-box domain-containing protein 51 → MAPPYSSDDSHSPVNSTVIAIDKEKHSHYAVRWAVDHLANTIHNPLIILLHVRLKSSNYGGNGASDDLNQLFIPYRGYCARKGISMSEAVIDDSDVAKAILEYVNSNLVNNLVLGASAKNTYTFARSLMFSKHHDVQGAIMKSIPDFCSVYVISKGKVQSSRPAQRPITNTLAPPRVPSSGFLIQSLSDSEQDPVPTGQRSARRKPTEIYPHNRTPTNPTQERHKAPINGSMDFNNAFTQVAFQRNPTIQSSFSDESEGGMRGSIDVSSHNSDVYGASCSSDESNAQTTKDIEAEMRRLKLELKQTMDMYSSACKEALTAKRKANELNQWKIEEALKFEKAKLSEEAALAVAEMEKAKCRTALEAAEKAQRMAELEGQRRKQAEIKARNESEDKDRAMNALAHNDVRYRRYSIEEIEEATENFANHRKIGEGGYGPVYKGELDHTPVAIKVLRPDAAQGKKQFQQEVEVLSSIRHPHMVLLLGACPEYGCLVYELMENGSLEDILIRRGNSKPLSWRKRFEIAAEIATALSFLHQAKPEPLVHRDLKPANILLDKNYVSKISDVGLARLVPASVANNVTQYHMTSAAGTFCYIDPEYQQTGMLTTKSDIYSLGIMLLQIITARPPMGLAHHVSRAISRGTLKDMLDPTVPDWPLQEAQAFAAMSLRCAELRKRDRPDLGKDVVPLLIRLKNLGNDAGLTRADES